In the genome of Rhodamnia argentea isolate NSW1041297 chromosome 3, ASM2092103v1, whole genome shotgun sequence, one region contains:
- the LOC115727628 gene encoding probable phospholipid-transporting ATPase 8, giving the protein MLQEADIGVGISGVEGMQAVMASDFAIAQFRFLERLLLVHRHWGYRRIAMMICYFFYKNIAFGLTLFCFEAYASFSGQPAYNDWDVILQCILYITSCHSSWGFRSGCFCMPLP; this is encoded by the exons ATGCTTCAAGAGGCCGACATCGGAGTTGGCATTAGTGGTGTGGAAGGGATGCAG GCTGTAATGGCAAGTGATTTTGCAATAGCCCAATTCCGCTTTCTGGAACGTCTCTTATTGGTGCATCGCCATTGGGGTTACAGGAGAATCGCAATGATG ATTTGCTACTTCTTCTACAAGAACATTGCATTCGGACTTACCCTGTTCTGTTTCGAGGCCTATGCTTCGTTCTCTGGTCAGCCTGCTTACAATGATTGGGATGTCATTCTACAATGTATTCTTTACATCACTTCCTGTCATAGCTCTTGGGGTTTTCGATCAGGATGTTTCTGCATGCCTTTGCCTTGA
- the LOC125314158 gene encoding secreted RxLR effector protein 161-like, whose product MKDIPYASAVGSLMYARVYTQPNIVFAVGMLGRYQSNLGIDRWRAAKKVMRYLQGTKSYMLMYRRIDNIEGVGYSDSDFTSCIDSRKSTYGYIFMFVGEAVSWRSAKQTLVATSTMKVEFVSCFEATLHCVWLKSFILGLRVVDSIARSLRLFCDNSAAVFMVKNHKSGSRSKHIGIKYLAIRERVEEKKVVIEHISIELMLVDPLTKGMPPMRYKDHAVMMGIGHIM is encoded by the coding sequence ATGAAAGACATTCCATATGCTTCTGCTGTCGGAAGCTTGATGTATGCTCGGGTTTACACTCAACCTAACATTGTATTTGCTGTAGGAATGTTGGGAAGATATCAGAGTAATCTAGGTATTGACCGCTGGAGAGCTGCAAAGAAGGTGATGAGGTACCTTCAAGGTACAAAAAGTTACATGCTTATGTATAGGCGGATCGACAACATAGAGGGAGTTGGTTATTCGGATTCGGACTTTACTAGTTGCATTGATTCTCGAAAATCAACATATGGATATATCTTTATGTTTGTTGGCGAAGCCGTATCATGGAGGAGTGCGAAGCAAACCTTAGTTGCTACTTCCACTATGAAGGTTGAGTTCGTTTCTTGTTTTGAGGCCACCTTGCATTGTGTGTGGTTGAAGAGTTTCATTTTAGGGCTTAGAGTTGTGGATTCCATTGCTAGGTCATTGAGgttgttttgtgataattcaGCTGCGGTTTTCATGGTTAAAAACCATAAGAGTGGTAGTCGAAGCAAGCACATCGGCATTAAGTATTTAGCCATAAGGGAACGagttgaagaaaagaaagtggtCATAGAACACATTAGCATTGAATTGATGTTAGTTGATCCTTTAACTAAAGGCATGCCACCAATGAGATACAAGGATCATGCGGTTATGATGGGAATAGGTCAtatcatgtaa